One Thalassotalea sediminis DNA segment encodes these proteins:
- the ccmE gene encoding cytochrome c maturation protein CcmE, with translation MNPRRKKRLTIVTSILLGIGLITSLVLYALSQNIDLFYTPHEIVHGKDDTGVKPVIGQRIRVGGLVVVGSVSRNQDSLKVQFDLTNKGEVITVKYDGILPDLFREGQGIIANGVLVEHKLLDATEVLAKHDENYMPKEIADSLGEGHKPPEYSNKN, from the coding sequence ATGAACCCAAGACGTAAAAAACGATTAACTATTGTCACTTCAATACTGCTAGGGATTGGCTTGATCACATCATTAGTATTGTATGCACTTAGCCAAAATATAGATTTATTTTATACGCCACATGAAATTGTGCATGGTAAAGATGACACTGGCGTAAAGCCTGTAATTGGCCAGCGTATTCGTGTAGGTGGATTAGTGGTTGTTGGCTCAGTTTCACGAAACCAGGATAGTTTAAAAGTACAATTTGATTTAACCAATAAAGGTGAAGTGATCACGGTAAAGTACGATGGTATCTTGCCAGATCTTTTTCGTGAGGGACAAGGGATTATTGCTAATGGTGTGTTAGTAGAACATAAACTGCTAGACGCAACTGAAGTGTTAGCAAAGCACGATGAAAATTATATGCCGAAAGAGATAGCAGATTCACTTGGTGAAGGGCACAAGCCGCCTGAGTATTCAAATAAAAACTAA
- a CDS encoding TIGR02922 family protein, protein MSTQTELVTIIYYCDKSIELFHHIGHFETSSTGRIILPDEFKKGKSVVAVCRGEVDILNKIGDRILPNEDVA, encoded by the coding sequence ATGAGTACGCAGACAGAGCTAGTCACAATTATTTATTATTGTGATAAATCAATCGAACTTTTTCATCATATTGGACATTTTGAAACTAGCAGTACAGGTAGAATTATTCTGCCTGATGAATTTAAAAAAGGTAAGTCTGTTGTTGCAGTCTGTCGTGGTGAAGTTGATATTTTAAATAAGATTGGCGATCGCATATTGCCTAATGAAGATGTTGCTTAG
- the nagP gene encoding N-acetylglucosamine MFS transporter NagP, with product MEMTVSTEKKQSSAVPMAIVATLFFILGFATWLNGSLMPYLKQILDLTPVQASLILFSFYIAVTFTAIPSAAVIRKVGYKNGMALGMATMMVAGLLFIPAAKTQVFALFLFAQLIMGVGQTLLQTAVNPYVVRLGPEESAAARISIMGILNKGAGVVAPMVFTALILSNFTELVGKDLSQEDIDLMADGLVLPYLGMALFIGLLAFAVKKSPLPELESEEEESDKGQVKEALSHPNLRFGVLAIFVYVAVEVIAGDTIGTYALSLGVENYSVMTSYTMICMVAGYILGIVLIPRFISQAKALAVSAIVGVILSLGILLTSDQSYVIANALLVPLGGAMLPDPLLLIAFLGLANAICWPAIFPLALSGLGKLTSTGSALLVMGIAGGAFGPLFWGIATGTSFGQQGGYIVMLPCYLYILFYAVKGHKMRKKA from the coding sequence ATGGAAATGACAGTGTCAACTGAGAAAAAACAGAGTAGCGCGGTGCCTATGGCTATCGTTGCAACCCTCTTTTTTATATTGGGGTTTGCGACGTGGCTTAATGGTTCGTTAATGCCGTATTTGAAGCAGATATTAGACTTAACACCTGTACAGGCCTCGTTAATTCTTTTCTCTTTTTACATTGCTGTTACCTTTACTGCAATTCCATCGGCGGCAGTTATTCGAAAAGTAGGTTATAAAAATGGTATGGCATTAGGCATGGCGACAATGATGGTCGCAGGCTTATTGTTTATACCAGCAGCTAAAACACAAGTGTTTGCTTTATTCTTATTTGCGCAACTAATTATGGGGGTTGGTCAAACGTTATTACAGACTGCTGTAAACCCTTATGTAGTGCGTCTTGGCCCGGAAGAATCTGCTGCAGCGCGCATCAGTATTATGGGTATTTTAAATAAAGGGGCAGGTGTTGTAGCACCTATGGTATTTACCGCACTTATTTTGAGTAATTTTACAGAGCTTGTGGGTAAAGATTTATCACAAGAAGATATCGATTTAATGGCTGACGGTCTTGTTCTGCCTTATTTAGGCATGGCGTTGTTTATTGGTTTACTCGCTTTTGCTGTCAAGAAATCACCATTGCCTGAATTAGAGAGCGAAGAAGAAGAAAGCGATAAAGGCCAAGTTAAAGAAGCGTTGTCACACCCTAACTTACGCTTTGGTGTTTTAGCTATCTTTGTTTACGTAGCTGTGGAAGTTATTGCCGGTGACACAATTGGTACATACGCCTTGTCATTAGGGGTAGAGAACTATAGTGTCATGACCTCTTATACCATGATATGCATGGTTGCAGGCTATATTCTTGGGATTGTTTTAATACCACGTTTTATCTCACAGGCTAAGGCATTAGCAGTATCCGCTATTGTAGGTGTTATTTTATCCTTAGGTATACTTTTAACAAGCGACCAGTCTTATGTAATAGCGAATGCGTTACTTGTACCTTTGGGCGGTGCAATGTTACCTGACCCATTGCTGTTGATTGCCTTTTTGGGGCTTGCTAACGCTATTTGTTGGCCGGCAATATTCCCACTGGCTTTATCAGGATTAGGTAAACTGACCAGTACAGGATCTGCTTTATTGGTAATGGGAATTGCTGGTGGTGCGTTTGGACCTTTATTTTGGGGGATTGCAACAGGCACTTCATTTGGCCAACAAGGTGGTTATATTGTGATGCTACCTTGTTATTTATATATCTTATTTTATGCAGTAAAAGGCCACAAAATGCGCAAAAAAGCATAG
- the nagA gene encoding N-acetylglucosamine-6-phosphate deacetylase, translated as MTSIRLHAQQLFDGQQTLDNQVLTIVDGKITAIDTDISNVDAVAEGLVVPGFIDLQVNGGGGVLFNDSPSLDKLKTIITAHAKFGTTGMLPTLITDKVEVMQRAADAMSEAIAQKVPGILGVHFEGPHLSVAKKGTHAEEYIRPISDEEWAVLERKDIGQILVTLAPETVAPEDITRMVSLGIKVCLGHTNANYQTAQAAVDAGADGFTHLYNAMSPLQGREPGVTGCALLNDKTSCGIIIDGHHVDYTSAKLALKAKPKGKMFLVTDAMSTIGTDQTEFSFFDRTVYLRDGRLTSTTGELAGAALEMITAVNNSHQGLDISFEEAVRMASKYPANYINQTGLRGELKVGQAADFVVLDQAHDVLSTWIAGKPVYMT; from the coding sequence ATGACTAGTATACGCCTGCATGCACAGCAACTTTTTGATGGTCAACAAACGTTAGACAATCAAGTTCTCACTATTGTTGATGGAAAGATTACAGCGATTGATACCGATATATCAAATGTTGATGCGGTTGCTGAAGGCTTAGTTGTTCCTGGTTTTATTGATTTACAAGTCAATGGTGGTGGTGGTGTTTTATTTAATGATTCTCCCTCATTAGATAAATTAAAAACCATCATCACCGCACATGCTAAATTTGGTACTACGGGTATGTTACCAACACTGATCACAGATAAAGTTGAGGTAATGCAACGAGCCGCTGACGCTATGTCTGAAGCAATTGCACAAAAAGTACCAGGTATCTTAGGTGTTCACTTTGAAGGCCCGCACTTGTCGGTGGCTAAAAAAGGTACACATGCTGAAGAATATATTCGCCCGATAAGTGACGAAGAATGGGCTGTACTTGAACGTAAGGATATTGGTCAGATATTAGTCACCTTAGCACCAGAAACTGTAGCACCTGAAGATATTACTCGAATGGTATCGTTAGGGATTAAGGTATGTTTAGGGCATACCAATGCGAATTATCAGACAGCTCAAGCAGCTGTTGATGCTGGTGCCGATGGATTTACACATTTATATAATGCGATGTCGCCGTTACAGGGCAGAGAACCAGGCGTGACTGGCTGTGCGTTACTGAATGATAAAACAAGTTGCGGTATTATCATTGACGGTCATCATGTTGATTATACTAGCGCTAAATTAGCTTTGAAGGCGAAGCCGAAAGGTAAAATGTTTTTAGTCACGGACGCTATGTCTACTATTGGAACAGATCAAACAGAGTTTTCATTCTTTGATCGCACGGTTTACTTACGTGACGGTCGATTAACGTCGACAACGGGTGAACTTGCAGGAGCTGCGTTAGAAATGATTACCGCAGTAAATAATAGCCATCAAGGTTTAGATATAAGTTTTGAAGAAGCTGTTAGAATGGCAAGTAAGTACCCAGCAAATTATATCAACCAAACAGGTTTGCGGGGTGAATTAAAAGTCGGTCAAGCTGCTGATTTTGTAGTGTTAGATCAAGCACATGATGTATTATCAACATGGATCGCTGGTAAGCCAGTTTATATGACATAA
- the nagB-II gene encoding glucosamine-6-phosphate deaminase NagB-II gives MTQTIMEQEAKQAPSVIAAQLTANQELVNSIGAKLRQLNPKMVMIIGRGSSDHAGVFGKYLIEIEAGIPTFAAAPSVSSVYGKQLKLDQAVAIVISQSGRSPDIIAQAEMAKKGGAFVVALVNDETSPLKDIVDEFLPLKAGAEISVAATKSYLATLSALLQLTAYWTENQALIEALDTLPAALQTIIDSEQQLTSKSIEGVKNLVVLGRGLGYAITKEMALKLKEVASIHAESFSSAEFLHGPVTLVEQGLAILNAAVNDESAKSHQEQIDEVGQRGADLVHIRQTDNNVHPRLAPLVVLQRFYLDVAEVAVTRGFNPDEPKGLKKVTKTL, from the coding sequence ATGACACAAACGATTATGGAGCAAGAAGCTAAACAAGCTCCTTCAGTAATAGCAGCACAACTGACGGCAAACCAAGAGCTAGTAAATTCGATTGGTGCAAAGTTGCGTCAACTTAATCCAAAAATGGTAATGATCATTGGCCGAGGTTCATCAGATCATGCTGGTGTATTTGGTAAGTACTTAATTGAAATTGAAGCCGGAATCCCGACATTTGCCGCAGCGCCTTCAGTATCAAGCGTATATGGTAAGCAATTAAAACTTGATCAAGCAGTTGCAATCGTTATTTCTCAATCAGGTCGTAGCCCCGACATTATTGCTCAAGCAGAAATGGCGAAGAAAGGCGGTGCATTCGTTGTTGCTTTAGTCAATGATGAAACATCACCATTAAAAGATATTGTTGATGAGTTTTTACCACTTAAGGCAGGCGCAGAGATCTCGGTTGCCGCAACGAAAAGTTATTTGGCAACACTGTCAGCGCTATTGCAATTAACGGCGTACTGGACAGAAAACCAAGCGTTAATTGAAGCCTTAGATACATTACCAGCAGCGTTACAAACCATAATTGATTCAGAGCAACAATTAACGTCGAAATCGATAGAAGGCGTTAAGAACTTAGTTGTTTTAGGTCGTGGTTTAGGCTACGCGATTACCAAAGAAATGGCGTTGAAGCTTAAAGAAGTTGCGTCTATTCATGCAGAATCATTCAGTTCAGCAGAATTTTTACATGGTCCAGTAACGTTAGTTGAACAAGGCTTGGCAATTTTAAATGCGGCTGTTAACGATGAAAGTGCCAAATCTCACCAAGAGCAAATTGATGAAGTAGGTCAGCGTGGTGCTGATTTAGTGCATATTCGTCAAACCGATAACAATGTTCACCCTCGTTTAGCACCACTTGTAGTACTTCAACGTTTTTATTTAGATGTTGCAGAAGTTGCTGTGACACGTGGTTTTAACCCAGACGAGCCTAAAGGCCTTAAAAAGGTAACCAAGACACTATAA
- the nagK gene encoding N-acetylglucosamine kinase: MPSSSDINNTYLLGIDGGGSKCKAIIVDADNNVLGEGISGPANPLHGFEQAVNSITESAQRALENSGLDLQLKDLTAGVGLAGVNLPALFEQMSNWAHPFGQMFLATDLLIACLAAHNGSDGAVMITGTGSCGFSYVDGHPYTIGGHGFPHGDKGSGAWFGFQAANYVLMSLDGLKEPSSINEKLLTLLGIDNGLEMVEVIAGKPAAFYAKMANLVFDAAEEGDAEAIAIVKEGAGYISGVARQLAKQNPPRISLIGGLTPRIKPWLAKDVKDSLAEPLCAPEMGSVIFARQQLALL, translated from the coding sequence ATGCCTAGCAGCAGTGACATTAATAACACATACTTATTAGGCATTGACGGTGGTGGTAGTAAATGTAAAGCCATTATTGTTGATGCAGATAATAACGTACTTGGAGAAGGCATTTCAGGCCCAGCAAATCCTCTGCATGGTTTTGAGCAAGCAGTAAATTCTATTACTGAATCCGCTCAGCGCGCATTGGAAAACTCTGGATTAGATCTTCAATTAAAGGATTTAACCGCTGGTGTTGGATTGGCAGGTGTAAATTTACCTGCGTTATTCGAGCAAATGTCTAATTGGGCACATCCTTTTGGTCAGATGTTTTTAGCAACTGATTTATTGATAGCTTGTTTAGCCGCGCACAATGGTAGTGACGGAGCCGTTATGATCACAGGAACGGGTTCTTGTGGCTTTTCTTATGTCGATGGACATCCCTATACAATTGGTGGCCATGGCTTTCCTCATGGGGATAAAGGGAGCGGTGCATGGTTTGGCTTTCAAGCAGCAAATTATGTATTAATGTCATTAGATGGCTTAAAGGAACCTTCTTCAATTAATGAAAAATTATTGACGTTGCTTGGTATTGATAATGGTTTGGAAATGGTAGAAGTGATTGCGGGTAAACCTGCTGCGTTTTACGCGAAAATGGCAAACCTTGTTTTTGATGCCGCAGAAGAAGGCGATGCTGAAGCAATCGCAATTGTTAAAGAAGGCGCCGGTTATATTAGCGGCGTTGCAAGGCAGCTTGCTAAACAAAATCCTCCTCGCATATCACTCATTGGTGGATTAACGCCACGCATTAAGCCATGGTTGGCTAAAGATGTTAAAGACTCGCTTGCTGAGCCGCTATGCGCACCGGAAATGGGTTCAGTAATTTTTGCAAGGCAACAGCTCGCGTTGCTTTAA